A stretch of Myxococcus hansupus DNA encodes these proteins:
- the glgB gene encoding 1,4-alpha-glucan branching protein GlgB, which yields MRKPADKAQVDAEVQRVVELRHPEPHSVLGIHPDGDGVVIRAFRPDAVALHVLPESGGRVAMTHRQGGVFEARINGKDQTFNYLLEVEYPGKRVFTLRDPYSFLPTLGEMDLYYAGEGRHERLWERMGAHLLHHNGVRGTSFAVWAPTAAGVSVVGDFNGWDGRLHSMRRMGSSGIWELFVPEVGEGTRYKFEIRPGQGGANVLKADPFAFRTEVPPATASVVHDLARYQWNDAAWLDQRAQRHDVHHQPWSVYEIHLGSWRRVVEDGDRPMTYRELAPALAEYIKFTGFTHVELLPVAEHPYGGSWGYQVGGYYAPTARFGHPDDLRFFIDHMHQEGIGVLVDWVPGHFPRDLHALGQFDGTSLYEHADPRKGAQPDWGTLVFNFGRNEVRNFLIANALFWIEEYHIDGLRVDAVASMLYLDYSRKQGEWIPNRWGGRENEEAIHFMRELNETVRRKHPGVVVIAEESTAWPKVSSPVEEGGLGFHFKWNMGWMHDTLSYFSKDPIYRQYHHNQLTFGLLYAFSEHFMLPLSHDEVVHGKGSLYGRMPGDPWQKRANLRALFAWMWAHPGKKLVFMGGEFGQPAEWNHDKSLDWHLTHEPGHRGILLLMADLNRIYRDMPALYDADSEPMGFQWLQPDAAADNVFAFVRRSRQPGRHVVCIANLSPAVRENYRVGFPLQGRYVELLNTDAEQYGGSNRGNMGQLQTEPTGWDGQPASATITLPPLSVLWFTPG from the coding sequence GTGAGGAAGCCAGCCGACAAGGCCCAGGTCGACGCGGAGGTTCAGCGCGTCGTGGAGTTGAGGCATCCGGAGCCCCACTCCGTCCTCGGCATCCACCCGGATGGGGATGGCGTGGTGATTCGCGCCTTCCGCCCGGACGCCGTGGCCCTCCACGTGCTGCCGGAGTCGGGTGGCCGCGTCGCGATGACGCACCGGCAGGGCGGCGTCTTCGAGGCCCGCATCAACGGCAAGGACCAGACGTTCAACTACCTGCTGGAGGTGGAGTACCCCGGCAAGCGCGTCTTCACGCTCCGCGACCCGTACAGCTTCCTCCCCACCCTGGGTGAGATGGACCTGTACTACGCCGGTGAAGGGCGCCACGAGCGGCTCTGGGAGCGCATGGGCGCGCACCTGCTCCACCACAACGGCGTGCGTGGCACCTCCTTCGCGGTGTGGGCCCCCACCGCCGCGGGCGTGTCCGTGGTGGGTGACTTCAACGGCTGGGACGGCCGGCTGCATTCGATGCGCCGCATGGGCTCGTCCGGCATCTGGGAGCTCTTCGTTCCCGAAGTCGGAGAGGGCACGCGCTACAAGTTCGAGATTCGCCCGGGCCAGGGAGGCGCCAACGTCCTCAAGGCGGACCCCTTCGCCTTCCGCACCGAGGTCCCCCCGGCCACCGCGTCCGTGGTCCATGACCTGGCGCGCTACCAGTGGAACGACGCGGCCTGGTTGGATCAGCGCGCGCAGCGGCATGACGTGCACCACCAGCCGTGGAGCGTCTACGAGATTCACCTGGGAAGCTGGCGGCGCGTGGTGGAGGACGGCGACCGGCCCATGACGTACCGCGAGCTGGCCCCCGCGCTGGCCGAGTACATCAAGTTCACCGGCTTCACCCACGTGGAGCTGCTCCCCGTCGCCGAGCACCCCTATGGCGGCTCCTGGGGCTATCAGGTCGGCGGCTATTACGCCCCCACGGCGCGCTTCGGCCACCCGGATGACCTGCGGTTCTTCATCGACCACATGCACCAGGAAGGCATCGGGGTGCTCGTGGACTGGGTGCCCGGCCACTTCCCCCGGGACTTGCACGCGCTGGGACAGTTCGACGGAACGTCGCTGTACGAGCACGCGGACCCGCGCAAGGGCGCGCAGCCGGACTGGGGCACGCTGGTCTTCAACTTCGGACGCAACGAGGTCCGCAACTTCCTCATCGCCAACGCGCTGTTCTGGATCGAGGAGTACCACATCGATGGTCTGCGCGTGGACGCGGTCGCGTCGATGCTCTACCTCGACTACAGCCGCAAGCAGGGCGAATGGATTCCCAACCGCTGGGGTGGCCGGGAGAATGAAGAGGCCATCCACTTCATGCGCGAGCTGAACGAGACGGTCCGCCGGAAGCACCCGGGCGTCGTCGTCATCGCGGAGGAGTCCACGGCGTGGCCCAAGGTCTCCTCGCCCGTGGAGGAAGGCGGGCTGGGCTTCCACTTCAAGTGGAACATGGGGTGGATGCACGACACGTTGTCGTACTTCAGCAAGGACCCCATCTACCGGCAGTACCACCACAACCAGCTCACCTTTGGTCTGCTGTACGCGTTCAGCGAGCACTTCATGCTGCCGCTGAGCCATGACGAGGTGGTCCACGGCAAGGGCAGCCTCTATGGCCGCATGCCGGGAGACCCGTGGCAGAAGCGGGCCAACCTGCGTGCGCTGTTCGCCTGGATGTGGGCCCACCCCGGCAAGAAGCTGGTGTTCATGGGCGGCGAGTTCGGCCAGCCGGCGGAGTGGAACCACGACAAGAGCCTGGACTGGCACCTCACGCACGAGCCCGGGCATCGCGGCATCCTCCTGTTGATGGCGGACCTCAACCGCATCTACCGGGACATGCCGGCGCTGTATGACGCGGACAGCGAGCCCATGGGCTTCCAGTGGCTCCAGCCGGACGCGGCGGCGGACAACGTCTTCGCCTTCGTCCGGCGGTCGCGCCAGCCAGGGCGCCACGTGGTGTGTATCGCCAACCTGTCGCCGGCCGTGCGCGAGAACTACCGCGTGGGCTTCCCGCTCCAGGGCCGCTACGTGGAGCTGCTCAACACGGACGCCGAACAGTACGGCGGCTCCAACCGCGGCAACATGGGGCAGCTCCAGACCGAGCCCACGGGCTGGGATGGTCAGCCCGCCTCGGCCACCATCACCCTGCCCCCGCTGTCCGTGCTGTGGTTCACGCCGGGCTAG
- a CDS encoding pirin family protein, with product MLQRTIDRVTRTPALGPGFDGERHKAALVVAPGDLPSTDPFFLMADDNITLEGPFGEAHPHAGLETVTFMLHGTMEDSGGRLEEGDVEWMTAGSGIVHAENARVSTGMRLLQLWLLLPEKQRNMAPRVQILRKGAMPVHVEPGVSATLFSGDLAGLTAPTMNAVPVTLIDDRLEAGAAFEPRFPATYNAFAVMLDGQVTAGNNAETLRVGDVGWTRPAGDEESSLRLQAGDVGARLLLYAGQPQNVSAVARGPFIAGSHEELAGYYAAYRQGKFPHAGAMRPVTLS from the coding sequence ATGCTTCAGAGAACCATCGACCGTGTGACCAGGACGCCTGCGCTGGGGCCGGGCTTCGACGGCGAGCGGCACAAGGCCGCGCTGGTCGTGGCTCCGGGCGACCTGCCTTCCACGGACCCGTTCTTCCTGATGGCCGACGACAACATCACCTTGGAGGGGCCGTTCGGCGAGGCGCATCCACATGCCGGCCTGGAGACGGTGACCTTCATGCTCCACGGTACGATGGAGGATTCCGGCGGCCGCCTGGAGGAGGGCGACGTTGAATGGATGACGGCGGGCAGCGGCATCGTTCATGCCGAGAACGCGAGGGTGTCGACGGGGATGCGTCTCCTGCAACTTTGGCTGCTCCTTCCCGAAAAGCAGCGCAACATGGCCCCGCGGGTGCAAATCCTGCGAAAGGGCGCGATGCCGGTGCATGTCGAACCGGGTGTCTCGGCGACCCTCTTCAGCGGCGACTTGGCGGGCTTGACCGCGCCGACGATGAACGCGGTTCCGGTCACGCTGATCGATGATCGCCTGGAGGCGGGGGCCGCTTTCGAACCGCGCTTCCCGGCCACCTACAACGCCTTCGCCGTGATGCTCGATGGCCAGGTGACGGCCGGAAACAACGCCGAGACGCTGCGCGTCGGCGACGTCGGCTGGACCCGTCCGGCGGGTGACGAGGAGAGTTCGCTCCGGCTGCAGGCAGGTGACGTCGGCGCCCGTCTTCTGCTCTATGCAGGGCAGCCGCAGAACGTCTCAGCGGTGGCGCGGGGGCCGTTCATTGCCGGCTCCCATGAGGAGCTTGCCGGCTATTACGCTGCGTACCGGCAGGGGAAGTTCCCACATGCCGGCGCGATGCGCCCCGTCACCCTGTCCTGA
- a CDS encoding LysR family transcriptional regulator — protein sequence MQEPPPIDLLDVIAFIRVVETGSIANAAARLGIAKSIVSRRVSRLETVLGAALLTRTPRGATLTDIGREYHVRAAAGLSELESAQEVVTQSTTQISGQLRIQVPVAFGEFRLAPLLAEFALRHPRIQLDVRFTDRQVDMIAEAYDLAIWPGAVPDSILVTRKLAKVRWAVVASPAYLRARGRPAKPGDLATHDTILYALDTGRWRFHGPNGWENVRMRSRFRTDNGQMLLAAARAGLGVVLVPLFMVEDALESGALEAVLPDFPHEGGDLQIFMPPARAGIARVRALVNFLFEKFDREI from the coding sequence ATGCAGGAACCCCCACCGATTGACTTGCTCGATGTCATCGCGTTCATCCGGGTCGTGGAGACGGGCAGCATCGCGAATGCAGCCGCACGTCTGGGCATCGCGAAATCAATTGTCAGCCGTCGCGTCAGTCGCCTGGAAACGGTCCTCGGGGCCGCCTTGCTGACGCGCACGCCGAGGGGCGCGACGCTCACCGATATCGGCCGCGAGTACCATGTGCGCGCCGCAGCCGGCCTGTCTGAGCTGGAATCCGCTCAGGAGGTGGTCACCCAATCGACGACCCAAATCTCTGGCCAGTTGCGCATTCAGGTGCCGGTTGCGTTCGGCGAGTTTCGTCTCGCACCCTTGCTGGCGGAGTTCGCGCTGCGCCATCCGCGTATCCAACTGGACGTCCGGTTCACGGATCGTCAGGTGGATATGATCGCGGAAGCCTATGATCTCGCCATCTGGCCTGGCGCGGTTCCGGATTCGATCCTCGTCACCCGAAAGCTCGCCAAGGTCCGCTGGGCGGTGGTGGCAAGCCCGGCCTATCTCCGCGCTCGGGGGCGTCCCGCCAAACCTGGTGACCTGGCGACGCACGACACCATCCTTTACGCCCTCGATACAGGCCGCTGGCGTTTTCACGGACCGAATGGCTGGGAAAATGTCCGCATGCGTTCGCGATTCCGCACGGACAATGGGCAGATGCTGCTGGCCGCCGCGCGTGCGGGATTGGGGGTCGTGCTGGTCCCGCTCTTCATGGTGGAAGATGCGCTCGAGTCAGGCGCACTCGAAGCCGTTCTGCCTGACTTCCCGCATGAGGGCGGGGACCTTCAGATCTTCATGCCACCCGCGCGGGCGGGCATTGCCCGCGTGCGCGCCCTGGTGAACTTCCTCTTCGAGAAGTTCGACCGGGAAATCTGA
- a CDS encoding NAD(P)-dependent alcohol dehydrogenase, with protein sequence MEPTENTEATAVHRDAGTHRMTTRARAAVVERKDGPFVIQDVVLEAPRPDEVLVRMVATGICATDAHVRQQLMPAPLPAILGHEGAGIVERVGASVTHLKPGDPVVLSYHSCGQCKPCLSSHAAYCEHLWAANFAGARLDGSIGVERDGATDLHAHFFGQSSFATHALAHQRNAIKVARDVPLDILGPLGCGFQTGAGAILKAMKVPVGATVAVFGVGAVGLAAIMAAKVADAATVIAIDVNAERLELARALGATHVVNPREAGDVAAAIRRIEPRGLEFVLDTSGRKENLDAGVGALAPMGHFGFVAFNAHSGAVVDASRLTVGQTLQGIIQGDAVSALMLPELIGLYRSGRFPFDRLITFYDFTDINRAFDDVAAGRVIKAVLRIGSEPG encoded by the coding sequence ATGGAACCGACGGAAAACACCGAAGCAACGGCTGTCCACCGTGATGCCGGAACGCATCGCATGACGACGAGAGCCCGCGCCGCGGTCGTCGAGCGGAAGGACGGTCCTTTCGTGATCCAGGACGTGGTACTCGAAGCGCCGCGGCCGGACGAAGTCCTCGTCCGCATGGTCGCGACCGGCATCTGCGCCACGGATGCGCATGTGCGCCAGCAGTTGATGCCGGCACCCTTGCCCGCGATCCTGGGACATGAGGGCGCCGGGATCGTCGAACGTGTCGGGGCTTCGGTCACGCATTTGAAGCCGGGCGACCCTGTCGTGCTGTCCTATCATTCATGCGGACAGTGCAAGCCGTGCCTGTCGTCCCATGCCGCCTATTGCGAGCATCTGTGGGCGGCCAATTTCGCCGGGGCAAGGCTCGACGGGAGCATCGGGGTCGAGCGGGACGGCGCGACCGACCTGCACGCCCACTTCTTCGGCCAGTCGTCGTTCGCGACCCATGCCCTCGCCCACCAGCGCAATGCCATCAAGGTTGCGCGCGACGTGCCGCTGGACATCCTCGGCCCGCTCGGCTGCGGCTTTCAGACCGGGGCCGGCGCGATCCTAAAGGCCATGAAGGTGCCGGTCGGTGCGACCGTCGCGGTCTTCGGCGTCGGCGCGGTCGGACTTGCCGCGATCATGGCGGCCAAGGTCGCGGATGCGGCGACGGTGATCGCGATCGACGTGAACGCTGAACGTCTCGAGCTCGCGCGAGCGCTTGGCGCGACGCATGTCGTGAACCCTCGCGAAGCAGGCGATGTCGCCGCCGCGATCCGGCGGATCGAACCGCGCGGTCTCGAGTTCGTCCTCGATACCAGCGGCCGCAAGGAGAACCTCGACGCCGGAGTCGGCGCGCTCGCGCCCATGGGCCATTTCGGCTTCGTCGCGTTCAACGCGCATTCGGGCGCGGTGGTCGATGCCTCGCGGCTGACGGTCGGCCAGACGCTCCAGGGCATCATCCAGGGTGACGCCGTCTCCGCGCTCATGCTCCCCGAGCTGATCGGCCTGTACCGCAGCGGCCGCTTCCCGTTCGACCGGCTGATCACCTTCTACGACTTCACCGACATCAACCGGGCGTTCGACGACGTCGCGGCGGGGCGCGTCATCAAAGCGGTCCTCCGGATCGGCTCCGAACCCGGCTGA
- a CDS encoding MBL fold metallo-hydrolase: protein MCDNHQKPITATDTPAFFAIDNYGFPEAGEHPADPPNYYPPYFTSERFKKLGYHVEELRGGFYWVTSGGYDAAFVVTEDGVIAIDAPPTLGENMLAAIEDVTDKPVTHVIYSHWHSDHIGAASVFGPGVQIVAHAITKELLERFPDPNRPVPTLTFDTDYTLTVGGVTLELSYKGENHCPGNIFIYAPAQKVLTVIDIISPGSATFMHCDASQNITGWYQAQEQLLKFDFDFLVAGHHMRYGTPETVKASIEYFADVLDGAQAAVDRFSRSDALIGILDGAGWDKVFVGTENWINSMANYATRYVLEKRTSNGQLWSERLAGVTTQTKYHAYTVLESIRLERPRPNYRLRGENPPPFLT, encoded by the coding sequence ATGTGCGACAACCATCAGAAGCCCATCACGGCCACCGATACGCCGGCCTTCTTCGCGATCGACAACTACGGCTTTCCCGAGGCGGGCGAACACCCGGCCGACCCTCCGAACTACTACCCGCCCTACTTCACGAGCGAGCGGTTCAAGAAGCTGGGCTACCACGTCGAGGAGCTTCGCGGCGGATTCTACTGGGTGACGAGCGGCGGCTATGACGCGGCGTTCGTCGTGACGGAGGACGGTGTGATCGCGATCGACGCGCCGCCGACCCTCGGCGAGAACATGCTGGCCGCGATCGAGGATGTCACGGACAAGCCTGTCACGCATGTGATCTACAGCCACTGGCACTCCGACCACATCGGTGCCGCATCGGTGTTCGGGCCGGGGGTCCAGATCGTCGCGCACGCGATCACGAAGGAGCTGCTGGAACGCTTCCCCGATCCCAACCGGCCTGTCCCGACGCTGACCTTCGACACGGACTACACGCTGACAGTCGGCGGGGTGACGCTGGAGCTGTCCTACAAGGGCGAGAACCACTGCCCGGGCAACATCTTCATCTATGCCCCCGCGCAGAAGGTGCTGACCGTCATCGACATCATCAGCCCCGGCAGCGCCACCTTCATGCACTGCGATGCGTCGCAGAACATCACCGGGTGGTATCAGGCGCAGGAGCAGTTGTTGAAGTTCGACTTCGACTTCCTCGTCGCCGGACATCACATGCGTTATGGCACGCCGGAAACGGTCAAGGCGTCGATCGAGTACTTCGCCGACGTCCTGGATGGCGCGCAAGCGGCGGTTGATCGGTTCTCCCGATCGGATGCGCTCATCGGAATCCTGGACGGCGCCGGCTGGGACAAGGTGTTTGTCGGTACCGAGAACTGGATCAACTCGATGGCGAACTACGCCACCCGCTATGTGCTGGAGAAGCGCACCAGCAATGGACAGCTCTGGTCGGAGCGGCTCGCCGGCGTGACCACGCAGACCAAGTACCATGCGTACACAGTGCTGGAATCGATCCGCCTGGAACGACCGCGCCCCAATTATCGCCTGCGCGGCGAGAACCCTCCGCCGTTCCTCACCTGA
- a CDS encoding LysR family transcriptional regulator has translation MNPSLLPSLAWFARIAHHRSFTRAAEEVGVTRAALSQNLKALERQLGVRLLYRTTRDMSLTEAGQRLLDTLQPTLSQIADTVQNLADSGRAPSGMLRVNTSRLAAKALIEPHLAEFYLRYPKVSLELIMDDTLSNIIANGSDVGIRLGKSLADHVVAVPISPALAMVVVGSPAYLERHGVPATPDNLEQHNCINYRRSRSGALREWDFNAPGKKGRHFTQSVAGNLITSDDQNMMRAAVQGIGLIQHLDIAVQEYLADGRLVRVLRNWSYHHEGFYLYSPSREQMPSKVSALRDFLIEKRKGMSLL, from the coding sequence ATGAATCCTTCGCTGCTCCCGTCACTGGCCTGGTTCGCGCGCATCGCCCACCACCGCAGCTTCACGCGCGCGGCGGAAGAGGTGGGGGTGACGCGGGCCGCGCTCTCGCAGAACCTCAAGGCCTTGGAGCGTCAACTGGGTGTGCGTCTGCTCTACCGCACCACGCGCGACATGTCCCTGACCGAAGCCGGACAGCGGCTCTTGGACACCTTGCAGCCCACGCTGAGCCAGATCGCGGATACGGTCCAGAACCTCGCCGACTCGGGTCGCGCGCCATCCGGCATGCTCCGGGTCAATACATCGCGCCTGGCGGCCAAGGCGCTGATTGAGCCTCACCTGGCAGAGTTCTACCTGCGCTACCCGAAGGTCAGCCTCGAGCTGATCATGGACGACACCTTGTCGAACATCATCGCCAATGGGAGCGACGTCGGCATCCGCCTGGGGAAAAGCCTCGCGGACCACGTCGTCGCGGTACCGATCAGTCCCGCCTTGGCGATGGTGGTGGTGGGTTCTCCCGCCTATCTCGAACGACACGGCGTGCCGGCGACGCCCGATAACCTCGAGCAGCACAACTGCATCAACTATCGACGCTCGCGCAGCGGTGCGCTCCGTGAATGGGATTTCAATGCACCCGGCAAGAAGGGGCGGCACTTCACCCAGTCAGTGGCCGGCAATCTCATTACCAGCGACGACCAGAACATGATGCGCGCGGCGGTCCAGGGGATCGGGCTGATCCAGCACCTCGACATCGCCGTTCAGGAATATCTGGCCGACGGTCGGCTGGTCCGTGTCCTGCGGAACTGGTCATACCACCACGAGGGCTTCTATTTGTATTCCCCCTCGCGAGAGCAGATGCCATCGAAGGTCAGCGCCCTGCGCGACTTCTTGATCGAGAAACGGAAGGGGATGTCGCTGCTGTAG